The sequence below is a genomic window from Brevibacillus agri.
GCAGTGGCCGCCGCGCGTCTCGGCGCACACGTTTCCATGATCGGGATGGTGGGCGAAGACGAGAACGGGAGCAAGATGCTGAACAGCTTGACAGAGGCGCGCGTTCACGTGGAAGGAATCAAACGCTCGGGGACGACGGGCATGGCTTTTATCAATGTGAGCGATGACGGGGAAAACAACATTGTGCTCGTCCCGGGAGCCAATGCGCAAATGAGCGTGGAGCACATCGAGCAGAACCTGTCCATTCTTGTGGAGAGCGACGTCGTGCTGCTGCAACTGGAAATTCCGCTTCCCGTAGTGGAGTACGTCGTGAAAAAGGCGTCCGGACTCGGCAAGCTGGTTATTTTGAATCCGGCTCCGGCGCAGGCGCTGTCACCTGAGCTGCTGCAGTACGTCCACACGTTGACGCCAAACGAGACAGAGCTTGCGAGCTTGAGCGGCATGCCGACTGCTACGCTTTCAGAAGTCGAGGCGGCGGCGAAAAAGCTCTTGGCAAGCGGGCCCAAGCGGGTTATCGTGACGCTGGGCGAAAAAGGCGCTCTGCTGGTGACCCCAGACGGGGCGACGCACGTCCCTGCTTGCCGGGTAGAGCCTGTGGACACGACGGCGGCTGGCGATTCGTTTACCGCGGCTTTTGCCGTCGGGATCGCCAAAGGGATGCCGGAAGCAGAAGCGGCGGCATTCGCCAGCAGAGTGGCGGCGATCGTCGTGACCAGACGCGGGGCGCAGCCGTCCCTCCCGACGCTTGCGGAAGTAGAGGCGCACGCGTTTTAAGGAAACCACAATTCATGCAGACCAAACGAAAAAGCAAACGGTTTTTGGAGCGAACAGTTCCAAAGGCTCGTTTGCTTTTTGCTTTTCCTTGTTCGTTATCTGCGCTTTTGCAACAGCTCCAGAACCCATTCGCACCAGGCGATGTCTTCTTTCATCCGCCGCGCTCCCCACGAGAGCAAAATGTACTCGCCAAACGCCGGATGGTCCGGGTGGTCGGGCGGGTGGGGATGGTCGACAGCATCAGCCTGGTACTCCTGAATGTAGTGCTCGTACATGTCCAGATGCTCGCGGCATTGCTGGATGCGCTCGACAAACATCGTCGCAGCGGCATTTTCATCAGCGAGCCCGAGGCAGTACGTTTTCAGGACCAGCTCGTCCCGGACGACAGGCTCTGCTGCCGGCTCACTGAGCCAGACTTGCAGCGCGATCTGCCCTTTTTCTGTAATCGAATACACTTTTTTATCAGGACGATCCGTCTGGTGGATGCGAGTGAACTCCAGGTAGCCCTCCTGTTCCAGCTTGGCCAGCAGCGGGTAAATCTGGCTGTGCTTGGCCTGCCAAAATGGTTGAAGCTGGAGCATCAAATCGTAGCCAGAACTGGGCGTGCGGGCGACCAGCCCCAGGAGTCCATACGCGAGTGTGTTCAAGTGAAAAGCCTCCTGACTTTTACGAATCTCAAGATCATTATAGGAAGGGTTTTTCGGCGAGGCAATAGCGAACCTGCGTCCTGCTTAGCTTTTCCCAAGCTTATGTGCAAAATCCAAAGAAACCCTCTTGAAAGTCAAAGAAGGTCAAACTATAATAAAGTCATCGAAGGTCAGAGAAGGTCAAACGACACTGAACCTTCCGGGAATCAAAACGTGCACGTCAACATTCCAAAATAAACATTTTGGGGGTATGAAAACATGCAATGCGAAATCTGCAAACAACGACAAGCAACTGTTTCCGTTCATATACAAGTGCAAAACAACCGGCAAGCCTACCAGCTTTGCAAGGAATGCCACGCCAAGCTGGGCAGCAAAATGGGAATCGGCATGGGCATGGGCTTCACTCCGTTTTCCTCCTTCTCCGGTCTGGACGAGTTCCTGCAAGGCTTCGCCCAGGCGCAAGCGAAGGGCGGCAAGCCTAAAGCGCAAGAGCCGCAAGTACCGGACCGCGGCGGCATTCTCGACGAGCTGGGCCGCAATTTGAACGATGCGGCGCGCGCCGGGCTGATCGATCCGGTGATCGGACGCGACCAGGAAATCGAGCGCGTCATCGAGATTTTGAACCGCCGCAACAAAAACAACCCGGTTCTGATCGGGGAGCCAGGGGTAGGGAAGACGGCGATTGCGGAAGGACTGGCGCTGCGCATTACCGAAGGGCAAGTGCCTGCCAAGCTGAAAAACAAGCAGGTGTACGTGCTGGACGTCGCTTCGCTGGTAGCGGGCACAGGGATTCGCGGGCAGTTCGAGGAAAAGATGAAGCAAGTCATCGCCGAGCTGCAAGCGCGTAAAAACGTCATTTTGTTCGTCGATGAAATTCACCTGCTGGTAGGCGCTGGCTCTGCGGAAGGCTCCATGGACGCAGGCAACATCCTCAAGCCTGCCCTGGCGCGCGGCGAGCTGCAGTTGATCGGGGCTACCACATTGAAAGAGTACCGCATCATCGAAAAAGACGCTGCGCTGGAGCGCCGCCTGCAGCCAGTGATGGTCAAAGAGCCAACAGTGGAAGCCGCCATCGAAATTTTGCAAGGGCTGCGTCCGAAGTACGAGGCGTTCCACCAAGTCTCCTACTCCGACGACGTGATCCGGGCTTGCGTGGAATACTCGCACCGCTACATTCAGGACCGTTTCCTGCCTGACAAGGCGATTGACCTGATGGATGAAGCGGGCTCGCGCCTGAACCTGCGTTCGTCCGGGGCAGACACCGCCCACCTGCATGAGCGGCTGGCGCAAATCAACCAGGAGAAAAAAGCCGCGACCGAGCAAGAAAACTACGAGCAAGCAGCCCGCCTGCGCGACGAGGAAGCAGAAATTCTCGCCAAGCTCGATCAACTGGATGGAGCGGCCAATCGCGTGCAGGTCGAAGTGGCAGACATTCAGGAGATGATCGAGCAAAAGACAGGCATTCCGGTCCGCAAGCTGCAAAGCGACGAGCAAGAGCGGATGAAAAATTTGGCGGCGCATCTCGAAGCCAAAGTGATCGGTCAGTCCGAAGCCGTCAAACAGGTCGCCAAGGCGATTCGCCGCAGCCGCGCCGGACTGAAGCCGAAAAACAGACCGATTGCCTCCTTCCTGTTCGTCGGGCCGACTGGCGTAGGGAAAACCGAGCTGTCCAAGGCGCTCGCCGAGGAGCTGTTCGGTACGCGCGATTCGATGATCCGTCTCGACATGAGCGAGTACATGGAGAAGCATTCCGTCTCCAAGCTGATCGGTTCGCCACCAGGGTATGTGGGCCACGAGGAAGCAGGGCAGTTGACCGAGCGCGTGCGCCGCAACCCGTACAGCATCATTTTGCTCGATGAGATTGAAAAGGCACACCCTGACGTCATGCACATGTTCCTGCAAATTTTGGAGGACGGCCGCTTGACAGACAGCCAGGGCCGCACCGTGAACTTCAAGGAAACCGTCATTATCGCGACGAGCAACGCGGGTGTGACCGAGCGCAAAATCTCCGTCGGCTTCGGAGCAGAGTCGCCTAAGCCTGGCACCGTGCTCGACTCGCTGGGCGCGTACTTCAAGCCGGAATTTTTGAACCGCTTCGACTCGATCATTTCTTTCGCTCATCTGGAAAAACACGATCTGGTCAAAATCGTCGAGCTGCTGCTGCAAGATGTCATGGCAAATCTGAAAGAGCAAGGCATGGAGCTTGCCGTTACAGACGCCGCCAAGGAAAAGCTGGCAGAGCTGGGCTACAACCCCGCATTCGGGGCGCGTCCGCTGCGCCGTGTCATTTCGCAGTACGTAGAGGACGGCATCGCCGACCTGGTGATGGAGGAAGCGGATGTGCGCTCGATCGTAGTCGATGTCGAGGAAGACCGCATTCGCGTGAAAAAAGCATAAAGACCCGCCAGACGGCAGGTCCCGAAACGAGAAGAACCCCTTTTGCCGAGGCCGCTGAAGAACTTAGGTTTTGCCGGTGACTTGAGATTTTTGTAAAAAAATAAGCGACACCTGTTCCGTTTTTCCTGGCAGGTGTCGCTTTTTTGTTACTGCATTTCCCTTTTATTCGTCATATATAAAGGAGAAATCCACAAGTTCATTGATTTGGCGCAACATGTTATCTTTAGGGACAACAAGGTCATAGAGTGCGGTGTAGGGACTAAACGCAAATGAGATCTGTGGCTGGAACATGGGGCTTCAACCCTTTCGCCGTGATGCTTTAAGTATACATAGAAAAAGGTACAGCCGCCTCAAAAATGAGGGGACTGTACCTTCTTTGTAAGTAAAGACTTTTTCAGTGGCCTCTTTTGCCGGGGGGTTCTTTTTTGCTTGCGGACGATTCAGTCATTTCCCGCTTGCTTGTTCACCGTATGCAGCAGTTGTCTTTTTGCCCGAATTTTTCGCACCAGGAGTCCTATCAACAAAATCGGGATCATCAGCAAAAACACGTACAAGGAGACATGACCGACCATGTTTTCCGCCATCCGCCCATAATAATAAAACAGGAAGCCGACGACGTAAAATTTGACAGCCCTTCCGATGGCCGCGTAGCCAATCAGCTTCCAGAGCGGGTAGTTCAGACAGCCGGACAAGATCGTAAACACTTTGAACGGGATCGGCGTAAACGAGCCGACAAAAATGGCGACTTCGCCCCGTTTTTGAAACATCTCCGTCGCCGAGTCAATCCATTCTTTTTTGAGCAGTTTGTACAGGACAGAGTGACCCAAGAGTTTGCCGAGATAGTAACCGACTGGTGTTCCAAGCAGACAGGCGATATATCCTGCCGTAGCAATCCATAAAGCCGAGGATGGATCGATCAGGCTTAATGAAACCTGCAGAAAGAACACGGGAACGGGGAAGATGATGGCGTCTGCAAAAGAATGGATGACGACTCCCCAAATGCCGTATTCCATCAAAAAATCTAAAACGTTCTGAACCATTTCATTCTCCTTTGTCCATCTCTCAAAATCCGCCTGCTGCGGCGGAAAAAATGGGTAGAGTCATGTTGCGAACCGCCAATCAAGCTCGCGCCGGATTTTTACCTTTCTTCATTATAACCGCATCGCATGCAATACCGCCATCAACTGATTGATTCCTTTTTCAACCGCTTCTTCCTTGACGTTGGATACGTCTAGCTTCAATATATTTTCTCTGGGAATCTTGGAATAGCTTTTCAAATAAATCGTGCGGCCGAAGCGGTCGTAGGCGAACAGCGGGTCTGCCTTGCTGTCGTGCTCCAGATCCGCCATATGGTCGTCTTCCACGATGTAGACGTCGTATTGCTGCGCCAGCTCGGCAATCCGCTGTTTTTCTTTGCGGCTGTACGTCGTTCCGAGCGGGCTGTGGAAGCGCGGCATCGTGTAAAAAAATTTGATCTTTTCTGTACGAAACAGTCGTTCCAACTCGTCCAGATCAATCCCTTGCGCCGTTCGCCGGATGCCTTTTACCGGAAGCTTGTGCAACTGCACATATTCGATAAACAGGTGGTAGCTTGGCTGCTCGATCAGCACGGTTTCCCGGCCGTTCGGAAACGGGATCGTACACAAGATGGACAGCGCCTGCTGAACGCCTGCCGTGATGAACATGTTCGCAGGCTTGGCAAACACCTGATGGTTCGCGAGGTGCCTGGCGATCACGGGGATCAGCGTCGGCAAGCCTTTGGGAGTGCCGTACAGAAACAGATCGTTGCGGTACGTCTCAATCGCTTTATTGATACAGTGCTGGAAGTCGAGATAGGGAAACACGTCCGGATCAGGGGCAGAGGTGGCAAAGTCGATGATGTCTGTATCCTTTTGCTCGGCTTCCCGCTCTTATTTCACGACGTAAAAGCCGCTGCGGTCTACCGAGTAGATGAGGTGACGCTTTTCCAGTTCGTTCAAAGCCGAAATGACAGTGCTTTTGCTGCATTGATACCGGGCAGACAGCTCGCGGATGGAGGGCAGCTTGTCTCCGTCCTGGTAGGCGAGGCTTGCGAGATTGTGTATCGGTACAGATCGGCTTTTTTTGCATTGTAGCACGATTGGCGCCACATTACTATGAAAGCAAGAAGAACAGTTGCATATGCAACGATTGAGGAGAGATTTGTTTGAAAGATCAACCAAAAGCGATACTGGCTGCCCTGCTGAATGCCCTGATCGTCGGCCTGTCTTTTCTATTCGTCAAAATGGCGCTCACGGCAGCAAGTCCGCTTGATACGATGGCGCACCGCTTTACGGTGGCGCTTGTCGCAGCTTCGATTCCGCTTGTGTGCGGCTGGATTCGGCTGTCGATCAAGCCGCGGGATATGTTGTCCATTCTGCCGCTTGCCTTGCTCTATCCGGCGCTCTTTTTCGGGCTGCAGACGTTCGGGCTGGTCTACACGACATCGTCGGAGGCGGGCATTATTACGGCGACAGTGCCGATCTTCACGATGATAATGGCCGCCTTGTTTCTGAAAGAGACGTCGACCTGGCTGCAAAAGCTGTCCACGCTCCTGTCTGTCGCGGGCGTCGTGTTCATTTTCGCGATGAAAGGAGCGGGGGTGGGGATGGGCGACAGCATCGGGACGGTTTTGATCCTGCTGTCGGCTCTTTCGCTGGCCGGGTATAGCGTGCTCGCCAAGAAGATGACAAAAGCCTTCCATTATATAGACGTAACGTATATGGTTTCGGTTATCGGTTTTGTGTCATTTAATGCGCTGGCTTTGATCCGGCACGGCTCGGAAGGAACGCTGTCCGCCTTTTTCGTGCCGTTCAGCCATTCGCCGTTCGTCATCGCAATCTTGTACTTGGGGGTGCTGTCTTCGTTGGTGACGTCGTTCATGACGAATTTTGCCCTCTCGAAAATGGAAGCGTCAAAAATGAGTGTATTCAACAACCTATCTACGATCGTGACGATTGCGGCTGGCGCGCTTTTCCTGCAAGAACAGCTCGCCTACTACCACCTGCTCGGCGCTCTCATGATTATTTTGGGCGTAGTCGGGACCAATTTCCTAGGGAACAAACAGCGCGCAGCACAGGTTGGGCGCACGCCAAAATCGCCTTCGCTGTAGCGGGCAGCGGGCAGTCCGAACAGGCGACGGAGCAGAGAACATTGGTGCTGCTCCGTCTTGTTTTTGTTCGGTTTTGTCTGGAGGACGATCTGCAAAAAAAATCAGGGGCCAATGCGGGTGAAACTGTTTACAAAAACCAGCTAACACGATATAGTTACCTAGATTGCTATGAGTATAATGACATATGGTGAGATGACAGAATGAAAACGATTATTCATCTGGATTCAATTGAAAAAAGCTTTCACGGTTCCATCGTCGTCCCCTCTTTTTCTCTCTCCATTGAAGAAGGGGAGTTTTTGACGTTGCTCGGCCCGAGCGGCTGTGGCAAGACGACGCTTTTGCGGATGATTGCTGGATTTGAGGAGCCGACCTCCGGGGAGATTTTTCTCGACGAGAAGCCGCTCACCCATGTGCCTCCTTACCAACGGGACATGAACATGGTGTTCCAGCAATACGCCTTGTTTCCGCACATGACTGTCGAGCAAAACATTTTGTTCGGATTGAAAATGAAAAAGGTAAGTGCCAGTGAGCAAAAGAAGCGCCTGGAGGAAGTGTTGCAGTACGTGCAACTGACCGAGCTGAGAAAGCGCACGCCGAAGCAGCTCTCTGGCGGACAGCAGCAGCGGGTAGCGATCGCCCGGGCGATTATCAACAATCCGCGCGTCCTGTTGTTGGACGAGCCACTTGGCGCCTTGGACTACCAGTTGCGCAAAAGCTTGCAGTTGGAGCTGAAAAACCTGCAAAAAAACCTCGGGATCACGTTCATCTACGTCACCCATGACCAGGAAGAAGCGATGGCGATGTCAGACCGGATCGCGGTCATGAACAAGGGA
It includes:
- a CDS encoding DMT family transporter, with product MKDQPKAILAALLNALIVGLSFLFVKMALTAASPLDTMAHRFTVALVAASIPLVCGWIRLSIKPRDMLSILPLALLYPALFFGLQTFGLVYTTSSEAGIITATVPIFTMIMAALFLKETSTWLQKLSTLLSVAGVVFIFAMKGAGVGMGDSIGTVLILLSALSLAGYSVLAKKMTKAFHYIDVTYMVSVIGFVSFNALALIRHGSEGTLSAFFVPFSHSPFVIAILYLGVLSSLVTSFMTNFALSKMEASKMSVFNNLSTIVTIAAGALFLQEQLAYYHLLGALMIILGVVGTNFLGNKQRAAQVGRTPKSPSL
- a CDS encoding PadR family transcriptional regulator, which translates into the protein MNTLAYGLLGLVARTPSSGYDLMLQLQPFWQAKHSQIYPLLAKLEQEGYLEFTRIHQTDRPDKKVYSITEKGQIALQVWLSEPAAEPVVRDELVLKTYCLGLADENAAATMFVERIQQCREHLDMYEHYIQEYQADAVDHPHPPDHPDHPAFGEYILLSWGARRMKEDIAWCEWVLELLQKRR
- a CDS encoding YqaA family protein, translating into MVQNVLDFLMEYGIWGVVIHSFADAIIFPVPVFFLQVSLSLIDPSSALWIATAGYIACLLGTPVGYYLGKLLGHSVLYKLLKKEWIDSATEMFQKRGEVAIFVGSFTPIPFKVFTILSGCLNYPLWKLIGYAAIGRAVKFYVVGFLFYYYGRMAENMVGHVSLYVFLLMIPILLIGLLVRKIRAKRQLLHTVNKQAGND
- a CDS encoding ATP-dependent Clp protease ATP-binding subunit; the protein is MQCEICKQRQATVSVHIQVQNNRQAYQLCKECHAKLGSKMGIGMGMGFTPFSSFSGLDEFLQGFAQAQAKGGKPKAQEPQVPDRGGILDELGRNLNDAARAGLIDPVIGRDQEIERVIEILNRRNKNNPVLIGEPGVGKTAIAEGLALRITEGQVPAKLKNKQVYVLDVASLVAGTGIRGQFEEKMKQVIAELQARKNVILFVDEIHLLVGAGSAEGSMDAGNILKPALARGELQLIGATTLKEYRIIEKDAALERRLQPVMVKEPTVEAAIEILQGLRPKYEAFHQVSYSDDVIRACVEYSHRYIQDRFLPDKAIDLMDEAGSRLNLRSSGADTAHLHERLAQINQEKKAATEQENYEQAARLRDEEAEILAKLDQLDGAANRVQVEVADIQEMIEQKTGIPVRKLQSDEQERMKNLAAHLEAKVIGQSEAVKQVAKAIRRSRAGLKPKNRPIASFLFVGPTGVGKTELSKALAEELFGTRDSMIRLDMSEYMEKHSVSKLIGSPPGYVGHEEAGQLTERVRRNPYSIILLDEIEKAHPDVMHMFLQILEDGRLTDSQGRTVNFKETVIIATSNAGVTERKISVGFGAESPKPGTVLDSLGAYFKPEFLNRFDSIISFAHLEKHDLVKIVELLLQDVMANLKEQGMELAVTDAAKEKLAELGYNPAFGARPLRRVISQYVEDGIADLVMEEADVRSIVVDVEEDRIRVKKA
- a CDS encoding ABC transporter ATP-binding protein, which encodes MKTIIHLDSIEKSFHGSIVVPSFSLSIEEGEFLTLLGPSGCGKTTLLRMIAGFEEPTSGEIFLDEKPLTHVPPYQRDMNMVFQQYALFPHMTVEQNILFGLKMKKVSASEQKKRLEEVLQYVQLTELRKRTPKQLSGGQQQRVAIARAIINNPRVLLLDEPLGALDYQLRKSLQLELKNLQKNLGITFIYVTHDQEEAMAMSDRIAVMNKGRIEQIASPAEIYNHPQTLFVATFIGENNIFRENGTNTAVRPEKIKLYQPHTEPEKHKKQGTITDAVFLGNLRKVFIRLDSQDMTVMAHQYAGDGLDWKVGDRVALGWAQTDEVILTC
- the rbsK gene encoding ribokinase, with product MKIAVVGSINMDLVSHVHHLPKAGETISSHDFRLIPGGKGANQAVAAARLGAHVSMIGMVGEDENGSKMLNSLTEARVHVEGIKRSGTTGMAFINVSDDGENNIVLVPGANAQMSVEHIEQNLSILVESDVVLLQLEIPLPVVEYVVKKASGLGKLVILNPAPAQALSPELLQYVHTLTPNETELASLSGMPTATLSEVEAAAKKLLASGPKRVIVTLGEKGALLVTPDGATHVPACRVEPVDTTAAGDSFTAAFAVGIAKGMPEAEAAAFASRVAAIVVTRRGAQPSLPTLAEVEAHAF